The Thermococcus sp. genome has a window encoding:
- a CDS encoding sulfide/dihydroorotate dehydrogenase-like FAD/NAD-binding protein has translation MGYLITAKEDLSPIDYFVEVEAPHVASAWKPGQFVVFILHEKGERVPMSVYKAENGKIGMFIRKLGKTSLQLYYEYNPGDELWSFVGPLGKPIKVKHYGRVAFVSDAVCGQAENYATLKAMREEGNYTISVQTFEDKERVYPMRFLAREVADEYYLTTLDGSVGIRGHYLDIVKELIEKDKVDVIFAGGKLGSLAKLAELTKPYGIPTYATVRQIMVDGTGMCGSCRVLYDGKVKFACRDGPVFDAHKIDWVDAIRRNSERFKEQERLAKERYLEYLRRKGVI, from the coding sequence GTGGGATATCTCATTACAGCAAAGGAAGATTTGAGTCCCATAGACTATTTTGTCGAAGTTGAGGCACCTCATGTCGCAAGTGCTTGGAAACCTGGCCAGTTTGTTGTTTTTATTCTTCACGAAAAAGGAGAAAGAGTTCCAATGTCAGTTTATAAAGCGGAAAATGGAAAAATTGGGATGTTCATTAGAAAACTCGGAAAGACCAGCCTCCAGTTGTATTATGAGTACAACCCAGGAGATGAGTTATGGAGCTTTGTGGGTCCCTTGGGAAAACCCATAAAGGTAAAGCACTACGGAAGAGTTGCTTTTGTTTCTGATGCAGTTTGTGGTCAGGCCGAAAACTATGCAACGCTAAAGGCAATGAGAGAGGAGGGTAACTATACAATATCAGTTCAAACCTTTGAAGATAAGGAAAGGGTTTATCCAATGCGCTTTCTTGCAAGGGAAGTTGCTGACGAGTACTATTTAACGACCCTCGATGGATCCGTTGGGATTAGAGGCCATTATCTTGACATTGTAAAAGAGCTTATTGAAAAAGACAAAGTTGATGTTATATTTGCTGGCGGAAAGCTGGGTTCCCTCGCAAAACTTGCAGAGCTGACTAAACCCTATGGGATCCCAACCTATGCAACGGTCAGACAAATAATGGTAGATGGAACTGGAATGTGCGGTTCCTGTAGGGTTCTCTATGATGGAAAAGTAAAGTTTGCCTGCAGAGATGGGCCCGTTTTTGATGCACACAAAATAGACTGGGTTGATGCCATACGCAGAAATTCGGAGCGTTTTAAAGAACAGGAAAGGCTGGCCAAAGAACGTTATCTGGAGTATCTTCGCAGAAAGGGGGTGATTTAA
- a CDS encoding 4-phosphopantoate--beta-alanine ligase yields MVKIPKSHPRYWSLYYREKIIEGMEKGMTAKAGLIAHGRGEAFDYLIGEKTIEPAERAMKAAVSRFLLAKHPVISVNGNVAALVPKETVELAKALNAKLEINLFYRTEERVKAIERELRKYDSEIEILGINPSKRIPGLEHERGKVDENGIWKADVVLVPLEDGDRTEALIRMGKFVVTIDLNPLSRSARMADITIVDNIVRAYPIMIELAKEMRDLPREKLEEIVESYDNAKTLSDVLIHIRDRLTKLAEEGIWRRKEL; encoded by the coding sequence ATGGTGAAAATCCCCAAGAGTCATCCCCGCTACTGGAGCCTCTACTACCGGGAGAAAATCATCGAGGGAATGGAAAAGGGAATGACGGCCAAAGCCGGACTTATAGCTCATGGACGCGGTGAAGCCTTTGACTATCTCATCGGGGAGAAAACCATAGAACCGGCAGAGAGGGCTATGAAAGCGGCTGTTTCGAGGTTTCTCCTAGCTAAACATCCCGTTATTTCGGTCAACGGAAACGTTGCGGCTCTCGTTCCAAAGGAGACTGTAGAGCTGGCCAAAGCGTTGAACGCGAAGCTCGAGATAAACCTCTTCTACCGTACCGAGGAGCGCGTGAAGGCCATAGAGCGGGAACTCAGGAAGTATGATTCAGAAATCGAGATACTTGGAATAAATCCGAGCAAAAGGATTCCCGGTTTAGAACATGAGCGTGGGAAGGTTGATGAAAACGGCATCTGGAAGGCAGATGTTGTTTTAGTCCCCCTGGAGGACGGTGACAGGACGGAGGCATTGATTAGAATGGGCAAGTTCGTTGTTACCATTGACCTGAACCCGCTCTCAAGGAGCGCCAGAATGGCGGACATAACGATAGTTGACAACATCGTTCGCGCTTATCCAATTATGATTGAACTCGCCAAAGAAATGAGAGACCTCCCCCGGGAAAAGCTCGAAGAAATCGTTGAGTCATATGACAACGCGAAAACTCTGAGTGACGTCTTGATTCACATAAGGGACAGACTAACAAAGCTCGCAGAGGAAGGCATATGGAGAAGGAAGGAGCTTTAA